In Takifugu rubripes chromosome 22, fTakRub1.2, whole genome shotgun sequence, the genomic window gctcctctgcctcccaggtttctccctgtccccctcctcccacgtcctctcctccctttccaCCATCCCCCCGGGGAAGCTCCTGAGCGTCACCTGCACCCTGCCCCCCACGTTTCCGCTCTCATCTTTCTCCCTCGACCTCCAGGCTTTCTCCTCCAGGGTCCCTTCTTCgtctccgtccccgtccccaAACCTGCCGTGCAGCCCTCTGAGCATCGCGTGCAGCCTTCCGCCCTCGAGGGAGCCCACCCCCCTCTCCATCAGCTCATTGCTACCGCTGCTGCTCCCCCTCTCCGTGTCTCCGTTGCTGAGGGTGCGGAAGAGGCAGCTGACCCCCGCACTGCTGACCCCCGCGCTGTTGGAGTCCTGGGAGTGTGACCGaaagaaggagctggaggaaccGATGGACATCGATGGGAAAAACTAAGGGGGGGCGGAGAAAGAGGACAGGTCATTCCAAGGGCTCGAGCATTTAACACACTGGCTGCACTGGTGCGTACTGGTGAAATGCTTGTGCGCTCcatgaggagggaggtgggactGGGAGACATGCTGGACCTCTCGATCAGCCTTTCCTCCCACAGTTTGAGCctccgctccctctcctccagctctttctcttTGGAGTAAAGCTCCCTCTCCAGCTTGCGTAGGCGTTCCAACGTCGATTCGATTTCACACCTGAGGTGCAAGCACGAGATTGTAAAACTCCTCCTCTGGCAACCGTTTGGCAGCATTAATATAGTTATTTAACATTAGGTTTAATTATTGCAAGAACCCAAAAAGGGTTGAGACGGGACTGTTGAGACTGGAAAATAATTATCTGCTGTATTGAGATttgccacaagagggcagtgtGACAGTTATTGAATATCCACAGATCTGCATTACAATCAACTCCCACAGCGTCTAAATATAGACGGTCATGACGCACAAGCATACCTCCTCCTGTGTTCCTCCCATACCTCCCTATTCATTCATCCCACCCCTTCATCCCCttcagcccctcctcctccctctccacctccctttctctcttccCAGATTCCCCTCAACTTCCCTCCAATTTGATGGCTAGCCCCCAGaactcttttctctctgctttttctACATCATCTTGTTTGGTTTGatttcaacaaacacacacgtacacacacactttgcctTCTCTGTGATGGAACGATTAAGAGCGGAGGAATCTCATCCATGGACAATTTCCAGGATGGCTTATTATAGACTGAAGTGGAGTGTAGGGTCACACATTCAGCTTCTCTCCTGAGCATTGGAGCCCACAGAGCTCCTCGCTTCCTTCTCTGGGCGAGTGCACACACTCTTTATGTGTGGTGCTGGAAACCACAAACTGCATTTGTCATCCCGCCTGAAAGATCGCAGGTATCCTCAGTATTtgcctgtgtgcatgtgtgcgtgcgcacgtgttCGTACCTCCACTGGTCCTTGTTATGCAAGAAGGAGTTGCATTGGTCCGGTAGCCTGCTGTCATTAGCCATGGTCTCCAAGGTTACCAGCACCTGTTTGAACTGCGGCCGCTCCTACAAGTGCATGAAGGCACATGGGAGCAGAGTGTGTCTGGAAAGGTGCGGGTGAATCCCCCCGTATCGAACGTCTTACCTTCGGGTCGGCTTGCCAACACTTTTTCATCAGCTCTGCAAAACTTGCTGGACAGCTGGTGGGGACGGTCAACCTCTGGAGACGCAACAGCGAGGAGTTAAGAGACCGGCGCCGCAAAAAGCAGCCACTCGGTGCTCAAAATGGAAGTCTTCATTGTTTTTTCTAGTCTAATTTAAACCAAAGAGCATGATTACAGGTGACGGTATCGATTCAACAATGATGTCACCATCACTCTCTGCTACCTGGTGTCAAAATGGCGACAGAAGAGCCGCAGCACCAAAAATCCAAGCCAGCGTTGCAGCCGTGGCCACACTGGGCAGTAAAACTGCAGCAGACAATGGCCATCGTGTGTATGTTTAGCTAATACGTTAAGTAATGTGGTGTTTGCGttacagtgggggggggggcgggggagtgTTTATAATTATTTATCTGAATCGTGTAAACCTACAAAAGAAATAAGAGACTGTGCAGCCCAGTTTAAATATCCTTTGGAGTCATCGGCGGTCTGAAAAAGCAGCCGAGACCTCGGTAAATGGAAACTGTTTCCTCGGGGGGATTAATCCTAAAATATCACCACCTCCGAGTGGAGCGGGGGCAACTAAGAGGGTCGGCAAGAGGGGTAGCGCAGTGGAGGAAAACTCAGAGACGGAGGGGGTTATTTAGGGAGAGGTGCACCCCCCGCACAcacttccctccctctccctctctcgtaaAGTCTTTTGCTCGGTGGtgttgatggtggtgggggggggtctggccCCAGCTCCACTGCTGTGTATCCAGGCCTTACAAGAGCAGAGAACTGACATCAGGCCTAAAAATACCCGCGCCCGGCCTCAGCAGCTCAGTGGAAACCATGAGAGCATCACATTGTTCCTCCAGCCCCCCTTCAACCCTGCCGGTGCCAGCGCGCTCAGGAAGgtgcgcgcacgtgcgtgcATTCGCTCACCTCTTGCTTCTCCACCACCAGCCACGCAACCTGCAGCCCCTCGAATCCCTTAAAAGGAACCTCCCGCGTCAGCATCTCCCACAGAACCTGGACACAGAAGAGGCGTCAGAGGCCGCGGCCGTGCACGCCATCGATCACGTGACCGCATGGCTGCGCAGCTCACCACGCCGTAGGAGTAGGTGTCACAGGTCTCGGAGACGGGCAGACTCTGGATGACCTCGGGGGCCATCCAGGGGAACGTCCCCACCACCGTCATGTGAGTGGTGTGAGACAGGAACTTGGACGCACCGAAGTCACAGATCTGAAATCCCGACATTGAGGATGAAAGCAAGCTCAATCCCGCCAGTGGTGCAATTCACTTTTCCACACATGGGAAGCAAAGCACAAACCTTCAGGACTTTGTCGGCTGTCATGACGACTGCGGGGCAGAAAAGAGGAGGTAAATATGGGCACGCGCGTGGATTTATCCACAATCAAGAGGCGATTTGAGGAACGAACCGTTGCGTGACTTCAGGTCCCTGTGGATGACCTTGACTGGGGCCTCTGCGTGGAGGTAATGCATTCCTGGAAGATAAGCAACTATTGGTGCCTCACAAACTCGACCAAGGTTCTAAATGTTGCCGTTAAACATTTGACGCCACCTCTAACGAAACAGAACTTATAAAAAGGTTCATTTCCATGCTAAGACATCATCCGTTCATGGTGCTGAAGGCGTCAGGTTTGTTCCTCCATTGCTGTGGGAAAATAGGACTTTCTAACAtttgatttgcattttaataagtgtttgttttctgctgaaaaagccaaacacacacgtgtgtgtgatcTTCAGGAATAATTGGAGGTATCCATTTTCAGAGCTTCATTCCATAATTAAAAAAGCCCTATTTTTATTACAGGGGTACCTTTAGCGATCTGTATGGCCCAGGTCATGATCTGCTCCATGTccatctcctcactctgctcacTGGAGAGGTACTCGTAGAGAGACCCCCCACTGGCATATTCTGGAtggaaaaacagacacacaagcagctgtctttgaagggaaacaggaagagagatTAGTGAACAGCTAATTCGCTCTAAAAAGCCGTCCTAACTTTAGAAAAGAATAGAAAGTGTGAAAATGGGCCTAAATAGTGCAGATATGTTTTTGATGGTGCAGGAGCCAGAACAAGATGGATGTTTCATTGCTTTTGCAGATACAACAAACCTGTTTTAGCATGAATCAGTCTACATCTGAAGAGTTTTACCAGGTTTTAGAAAACCTGGGTGGACGCTTCAACCTTTTTCTAAAGGAAAATAATTGTAAAAAATAAGCATCTTACTGATGTAGAAATCTAATAATAATATCTAATAATCCATGTTATCGTGCACATTTTAGCAGAGGTCTAAAGCACTCTGATGTGTTGGCCAAATTCAAAACTGCTGCCCTCTGTtagcaaatgtctttttttgctTCGCCGTAACCCTCTGACCCCTTCCAGGGTTACAGTAACATCCTGGTCTCGGTTACAAAAGTCCTGCCAGAGCGCAGCAGCACACGGAGTACACATGATGCTTTAACACACGTGTGGAATCATCATCGCAACACGTGCCAAGTCAGCCAAGAGTACTCATGCAGCTaatttacaaacacacacacatgctaattcTATTAGCCTGCTAAGGCCACATCTTGACACTGAACTGTCAGTAATATTAAATCATTTTTCCCCCACATGGATAtgacatacacacaaacacattaggGTCTGACCTGTGACAATTCCATAGTTGGGAGATTCCAGCACGGCTCCATAAAACTGAATGATGTTCTTATGACTCAGGACGCTAAGAATCTCAGCCtagatgaggagaaggaaaagactCGAGTTACTCTGCTCATGACTTCAGCGGGGAAATATGAGCCTTAAGAAAGTTTAATGTAAATTCCGAGAAACTAATCCTTAAAACGCAGTGGTCCCCTTCGCACAGAGCCAGTGTGCAGGACGTCTGCAGCGGGCTTAACCTCCTTCATACTTGGGCTTGAATTCCCAAACCTTCCACACCGGAGTGATAAACATGCCGTTAATCTCAGCAGACGTATGGATCGTCCCGTTAGCGTGTGCAGAATATAGAACCGTCGCCAAGCAACAGAGTAAGGCCCGTCTATTTGAAATTAAACAAGTTCATCTTCTAAAGACTGGTTAAAATAAACACTTGAGGTTAATGCTCCTGCACGTGCGGGCGTTAACAAGTGGAGACAAAATAAAGGCACTCAGGAGCTGTAAATATCCAACTATTTGTGCGGTTTAGTGCTGCGGAGCGCGTGGCTGAGGCTGTATTGTGCACACATACTTCTGCGCTGAGTATTCCCACCTTTGCATGCGGGTGTGAGCCAAACTGACTACAAATCAAACCCCTCCCGGAGCCGCCACGGTCTATAGATATTCTTTTTGTGCTGGTAAAAAAAATATGCTGCGACAACAATGAGACCCTGCCCATTTCCCCACTCGGGACGGATGCCCTGATTCGTGGAAGCTTCCTGAcagcgggccagctcggtggtaaTGAAACATGGAACATAACATGGGAGGAAATGCTGTTTGGGCCATTGTCAAGGTCGAAGAGAAGCACCCGGGCCTGATCCTCGTTCCCCACAATGATGGCACGCCTCGAAGAAGCCAGAGCAAAAGTGCTCCATCTATaatgaggtggtggtggtgtgtgtgtgtgtggggggggggtgtttgagaTAAAGACATTCAGTGGCAGACAGCAGGGGAGGAGGATTTGGGTGGACGCGTCCAGAGAGATATGTGGAGAGATAACGGATTCATGGTGAAACgcgctgcagccacagatgaTTGGGGACACAAATGTGTCAGGCTGCATCTCTGCTGCCTAGTGattggctgctgtgtgtgtgtgtgtgtgtccttaccTCTTTATCAATCTTCAGAAGCTTCTTCACAGCCACTTCCTTGTCCCTGGATATCCAGAGGGCTCTGTAGACGCTGCCGAAGCTGCCTCCTCCACAGTTCTCGTAGAAAAGCAGGTCCTCATGCTTTATCTGCACAAACGACGAGCCAGGGGACGACATGGCATACTGACtcgcgcgcacacaaacacacgcatacacgcacagaagcacacacacacacggtccccccccccaaaaaaaaagtgcaggCTCAACTGGTGGAGCCGGCTCAAAAGTATACAAGCCACAAATCAGCACAGGGCGAGTGAAGGGTGAGAAGGAGAGGCAGAGTGGGTTCCTCCACGGGGGTCGGCCAGTGTTGTCAGTCAGCAGAGGGGGAAGAAGAAAGTGCTGGAAGGAGCCAGCCGTTTGCGCCCTGTGAGTCAGGAAAAAGTCAGAGCCCCGCCAGGGTGCTCCTAGAGAAGGGGTTACAGCGCCTCGTAGTGGCCATCGCGTGGAACTACAACGCAAGTCGAGCGGAGGAGCGTGTGCGCAGCCGGCCTGTAGCAAACACACTGTTCAAATATGGTCACTGGCATTCAGGGCATTCTTTCCTGGATAACTGTGACTATAAAAAgctccccccaacacacacacacacacacacacacagaaagagttACATACCTCTGGTCCGCGGTGGGTCACACACTATAAATCAGTCCACAACGAAGCCGAGCGCCacagataaataaatccacGTCTCGCACATTATGCATCCCGAAACAGCAGAGAAGCCCAACAGCGTGGGTCAGCAGTACAGGAAGGACCCAGTGACATCAACTAAGATAGCGGCGCTGACATCACAGTggtggtggggtgtgtgtgtgtgtgtgtgggggggggtgtcacgaCAGTTGAGATCAGCTCAGAGATGTTTAGACGCTTCTGACGCACGCCTGGCAGCGATCGTGGGGACGGGAGACGTCGTTACGATTCACTGGATGAATAAAACGGGAAGCGTTGGGAAATGAGGGGGATTGTAAAcaagaaagcaaaaataaagCGCGTAAAACGGCACAAGGGGCACCCGTGCAAACCATCCAGAAGAGCGAGGCGGAGGTGGAATCAGccatttttgggggttttttttttattcaggcAAACCACACGTACAGCACAGTAACAGGCCGCTCTGGGGAAAGGCAGCTTCACAGCAGTTGGACACACAATAGCTCCTGAGATCAAAGGAAAATAATTAACATCTAAACCAACATACAAATAAAATCTAACCGCACGGACTGATCACAACCGGTGGATCAAAGTTTCCCCTTAGAGTAGAAGCCGGTGGCGGGATGAGTCGGCCTGTCTGAATCAAAGCAAGCGTCATCAAAGCAAACTAATGGAATACTGTGGTGGTTTGAACCCACTAATACTGTTGGGTCGTCAAGGGACGCTCCCGATTCTTTTCACTTTCATCTTTCTACTGGACAACAGAGACATCCGAGTCTACATCACTATgagggcttttttttctgtttacacCATTATGACTGACGGAGAAAGATACTGGAGCTGGGGCTCAATCGGGGCAGCACAACATCACAGGACGCTCCGATAGAAATCCACTGTATAGAACACAAAGCCTAGAACGGTCAACTCATGCGGGATATTGATTCCAGTTCTATACATTACAGTTCTATCTAACAGGTCCTAAACATGGAGGATGAGCACAGTTTGAAACCCTCGAAGACGGAGCGACGGGAAAGCAGCTAAACATCGTCTGTCCGGGAAGAAGAAGCTTTTAACGGCACAGTAGAAACCTCGGACCCATATTGGTCCAcaagagctgaagtccacgtgtgtgtgtgtgagagtgtgaggtTGGTTTTAACGCTAACGTCACAGAAGGCGATGGCGGTGGAAGATTGGGAGCTCACGTCCTCCGGGGCTCCAGCCTATAAGAGAGCTGAGTCAGCGCCCTCTGGTTGTCGATCACGCAGAGCTTCCGGACGTAACCCCGCACCTCCGCTTGGTTTTTGTTGGGTTGGCATATGTCGGGATCTGTTGCAATGAAGAAATGTGAttaggagggagggatggaaagcTGTGTGTGAGGCCGAGAGGACAAAGAGGCAGACTTACTGAAGGGCTGACTTCGACAGTGTCGCACTTGCCGAATGGCGTTGGCGATAATCCGCTGACGGGGAGCAGAGAAGGGCGCCACGGTTATTCCGTCCATCTTACACGAGGGGAAGTGCATCATGATACATAGCTCGCCCCCTCGGGGGTAAACGAACTCACCATTTTCTCAAAATTCACCATAGTGTCAATGAAGGTTTTGTTACCCTCGTGTGTAAAAGTCATatctggaggggggaaaaaacatttaaaagagaATCAAATGGCAATGATGATAGTTCTTGAATGAAGCTGCACCTTTAAGGAGGAGCGGCATGAAGGGGATGATGGGTGGTTCCAGTTTGGTGACGGTCAGTCTGTAAGATCGGTGGTTTCTTGATGGGTCctgtcagcaaaaacacacagtttaTCTCTAAAAGGTGTTTTTGTTCCCTCTTATTTGGGATCTCCGCAGCAGAGCCATCCAGTATAATCACTAATGCTCAAATAGCAACTAGAATGAATACGCGCTCACCTCAAAGATGATGCAACCTACCATCATATTCTCAAATTCAGCGTAAAACTTCTTAAACTTGGTGGGGAGCTTCTGCGGGGGAGTGAAAACAGAGATCTCAGTGTAGCTCTTCAGAAGCAGCGGAATCCCCCCCCCGAGGTTGCAGTTCTAGGCAGAGTTTACCTCCCACGTCTGGCTCAGTCTGCTCACAGCAGGGTTGCTCATCCCCATGATGA contains:
- the map3k20b gene encoding protein kinase Npk, with the protein product MSSPGSSFVQIKHEDLLFYENCGGGSFGSVYRALWISRDKEVAVKKLLKIDKEAEILSVLSHKNIIQFYGAVLESPNYGIVTEYASGGSLYEYLSSEQSEEMDMEQIMTWAIQIAKGMHYLHAEAPVKVIHRDLKSRNVVMTADKVLKICDFGASKFLSHTTHMTVVGTFPWMAPEVIQSLPVSETCDTYSYGVVLWEMLTREVPFKGFEGLQVAWLVVEKQERLTVPTSCPASFAELMKKCWQADPKERPQFKQVLVTLETMANDSRLPDQCNSFLHNKDQWRCEIESTLERLRKLERELYSKEKELEERERRLKLWEERLIERSSMSPSPTSLLMERTSISPFFPSMSIGSSSSFFRSHSQDSNSAGVSSAGVSCLFRTLSNGDTERGSSSGSNELMERGVGSLEGGRLHAMLRGLHGRFGDGDGDEEGTLEEKAWRSREKDESGNVGGRVQVTLRSFPGGMVEREERTWEEGDREKPGRQRSRVTTIVRGYSGGFGEAEGEKEEEEEEEEAWEIDKLGDRLDEGPTMFKGLHGGFSDMLSMDMDKLGDMDRLGEMEMGDLGVMKMVGRNVRSGVGVRSCMSDMGVMMQEVRGDLSEAISQKISEVGVIGHSGMQVSMRASSNQNSVKSCSVRQGTKINVASAAMDMMELDWSDGD